In a genomic window of Candidatus Omnitrophota bacterium:
- the rny gene encoding ribonuclease Y, which produces MQHQEATIIYIGLAGISGAVFFGLGYFIRKFYAKGKIKHAEDRAKRMMEEAKAEAGKLKHEAELQAKDVLLRLRTEFEKETKDRRQELIILEKRLIQKEENLDRKVDILDRKDKDNERREHSLVEKEKLLASKDKEMERLLQEEKEKLQNISGMTREEARQLLLKKLEDDVKQEAAIFIKKSEEEAKEKADKEARKIIGLAIQRCAADHTVETTVSVVHLPSDEMKGRIIGREGRNIRALEIATGIDVIIDDTPEAVILSGFDPIKREIAKLSLERLLQDGRIHPGRIEEIVEKVKKEMENTMREEGEKALFDTGLHGVHPEIIKLLGRLKYRTSYGQNVLQHSKEVAHLMGVMASELKLDFTLAKRIGLLHDIGKAISHEVEGTHSKLGADLARKYGESENICHAIEAHHQDIEPKTLLAVLVQAADAISATRPGARRETLETYVKRLEKLEAIADSFKGVAKAYAIQAGREIRVMVQPDKITDAQAAVMARDITKKIEEGLEYPGQIKVTVVRETRAVEYAK; this is translated from the coding sequence ATGCAGCATCAAGAGGCAACTATAATCTACATAGGCCTTGCGGGAATCTCCGGGGCAGTCTTTTTCGGACTGGGCTATTTTATCCGCAAGTTTTACGCGAAGGGCAAAATTAAACACGCCGAGGACAGGGCGAAGAGAATGATGGAGGAGGCGAAGGCCGAGGCCGGCAAGTTAAAGCACGAGGCCGAGCTTCAGGCTAAGGACGTTCTTCTCAGGCTCAGGACGGAATTTGAGAAGGAGACCAAAGATCGCAGGCAGGAGCTGATCATATTAGAGAAGAGGCTCATCCAGAAAGAGGAGAACCTGGACCGCAAGGTCGACATACTCGATCGCAAGGATAAGGATAACGAAAGAAGGGAACATTCTTTAGTCGAAAAAGAGAAGCTGCTCGCCTCGAAAGATAAAGAGATGGAGAGGTTGCTGCAGGAAGAGAAAGAGAAGCTTCAGAACATATCGGGCATGACCAGGGAAGAGGCAAGGCAGCTGCTGCTGAAGAAGCTTGAAGATGATGTGAAGCAGGAGGCTGCCATATTCATAAAGAAGAGCGAGGAAGAGGCCAAGGAGAAAGCGGATAAGGAGGCCAGGAAGATCATCGGGCTCGCCATACAGCGCTGTGCGGCGGATCATACGGTAGAGACGACGGTCAGTGTGGTGCATCTGCCAAGCGATGAGATGAAGGGCAGGATCATAGGCCGCGAGGGGCGCAATATCCGCGCGCTTGAGATAGCGACCGGCATCGATGTCATCATAGACGATACGCCAGAGGCTGTTATATTATCCGGGTTCGATCCGATAAAACGCGAGATAGCGAAACTTTCGCTCGAACGCCTTCTGCAGGACGGGCGCATTCATCCTGGCAGGATCGAAGAGATAGTCGAAAAGGTCAAGAAAGAGATGGAGAACACGATGCGCGAGGAGGGCGAGAAGGCGCTCTTCGACACAGGACTGCACGGCGTCCATCCGGAGATAATAAAACTGCTTGGCCGCCTTAAATACAGGACCAGCTATGGCCAGAATGTATTACAGCATTCCAAAGAGGTTGCGCATCTTATGGGCGTAATGGCGAGCGAATTGAAACTGGACTTCACGCTGGCGAAGCGGATCGGGTTATTGCACGATATAGGAAAAGCCATAAGCCATGAGGTCGAGGGCACACACTCAAAGCTCGGGGCTGATCTCGCGCGAAAGTACGGAGAGTCGGAAAATATCTGCCATGCGATCGAGGCCCATCATCAGGATATCGAGCCAAAGACGCTTCTGGCGGTGCTTGTGCAGGCAGCCGACGCGATAAGCGCGACGAGGCCGGGCGCCCGCAGGGAGACGCTGGAGACTTACGTCAAGAGGCTCGAGAAGCTGGAGGCGATCGCGGATTCGTTTAAGGGAGTCGCCAAGGCATATGCCATACAGGCCGGGCGCGAGATACGGGTAATGGTCCAGCCCGATAAGATAACGGATGCACAGGCGGCAGTCATGGCGCGCGATATCACTAAGAAGATCGAAGAGGGCCTCGAATACCCGGGGCAGATCAAGGTGACGGTGGTGCGCGAGACCCGGGCAGTCGAGTACGCGAAATAG
- a CDS encoding TIGR00282 family metallophosphoesterase, translated as MNILFIGDIVGSPGRRAVEELVPKIRKRESIDFVIANGENMAAGSGVTPALADELFGYGVDVITSGDHIWKRKEMVDELGSDKRILRPANYPAGAPGFGYGVFESGSGPEIGVINLVGRVFMAAVECPFRTAKEIIGKIKDRARIIIIDMHAEATSEKIALGYYLDGEASAVLGTHTHVQTADEKILSGGTAFISDVGMTGPFDGVIGRKREQIIRRFLTQLPTKFEMAEGDIQLHGVILDIDDKTGKASSIKRVQEKLAT; from the coding sequence ATGAATATACTTTTCATCGGCGATATAGTCGGCTCGCCCGGCAGGCGCGCCGTCGAGGAGCTGGTCCCAAAGATCAGGAAGCGTGAAAGCATAGATTTCGTAATAGCGAACGGCGAGAATATGGCCGCCGGCAGCGGGGTGACGCCCGCCCTGGCCGATGAGTTATTCGGTTACGGTGTCGATGTCATAACCTCAGGCGATCACATCTGGAAACGAAAAGAGATGGTGGATGAGCTGGGATCCGATAAGAGGATCCTCCGTCCGGCGAATTATCCGGCGGGCGCGCCGGGGTTCGGTTACGGCGTTTTCGAGTCAGGCTCAGGCCCGGAGATCGGGGTTATTAACCTGGTCGGGCGCGTCTTTATGGCCGCCGTGGAATGCCCGTTCAGGACGGCTAAAGAGATAATAGGCAAGATCAAAGACAGGGCCAGGATAATAATAATCGACATGCATGCCGAAGCGACCAGCGAGAAGATAGCCCTCGGCTACTATCTGGACGGTGAGGCGAGCGCGGTCCTGGGCACCCACACACATGTCCAGACGGCCGACGAGAAGATACTTTCAGGCGGGACCGCTTTCATTTCCGACGTGGGGATGACGGGGCCGTTCGATGGCGTCATAGGCCGCAAGAGAGAACAGATTATCAGGCGTTTCCTCACACAATTACCCACAAAGTTCGAGATGGCCGAGGGCGATATACAGCTCCACGGCGTTATTCTTGATATAGACGATAAGACCGGCAAGGCGAGTTCGATAAAGCGGGTTCAGGAAAAGCTAGCAACCTAA
- the xseA gene encoding exodeoxyribonuclease VII large subunit — translation MAPLAVKRHWDEMMNETKEKQIYSVTELTKYIRQIIENSFPAVWVEGEISNFLRHSSGHMYFSLKDAGSVVQCAMFKRSNERLKFNLKDGMKVICFGKISVYEPRGSYQLIVEEIEPKGIGALQLQFQQLKDKLYKEGLFDQAHKVPIPHLPTRIGIVTSPTGAAIRDILNIALRRFSNVEIIIYPVRVQGESAKDEIAAAIIDFNRLNNIDVMIVGRGGGSLEDLWAFNEEVVARAIYDSEIPVISAVGHEIDYTIADFVADLRAPTPSAAAELVIPKKEDLVNSVKINIERLGNALANILDTMAQKLARLKGSYALTQPLKMVEQYEQMIDDLRKDMAIRVSHLVKLRGENFNLLAQKLEVLSPLAILNRGYSISSRLPGRKIIKNAGDVNIGDKVETRLGKGTFISKIEEINRYGN, via the coding sequence ATGGCCCCGTTAGCGGTGAAGAGACATTGGGACGAGATGATGAACGAGACTAAAGAGAAGCAGATATACTCGGTAACGGAACTCACGAAATATATACGGCAGATAATCGAGAACTCTTTCCCGGCGGTCTGGGTCGAGGGCGAAATATCGAATTTTCTGCGGCATTCATCCGGCCATATGTACTTCAGTCTGAAGGATGCGGGCTCGGTAGTGCAGTGCGCGATGTTCAAGCGGTCGAATGAGAGGCTCAAATTTAATCTGAAAGACGGGATGAAGGTCATCTGCTTCGGAAAGATCAGCGTCTATGAGCCGCGCGGCAGTTATCAGTTGATAGTGGAGGAGATAGAGCCGAAGGGCATCGGCGCGCTGCAGCTGCAGTTCCAGCAGTTGAAGGATAAGCTTTATAAAGAAGGACTGTTCGACCAAGCGCATAAAGTACCCATCCCTCATCTGCCGACAAGGATCGGCATCGTCACAAGTCCCACAGGCGCCGCGATACGCGATATATTGAATATAGCTTTGCGGAGATTCTCAAACGTCGAGATAATAATCTATCCTGTCAGGGTGCAGGGAGAGTCAGCTAAGGACGAGATCGCCGCGGCAATAATAGATTTTAACAGACTAAATAACATCGATGTGATGATCGTGGGCCGGGGCGGCGGATCGCTGGAGGACCTCTGGGCCTTTAATGAAGAAGTTGTGGCGCGGGCCATATACGATTCCGAGATCCCCGTGATAAGCGCCGTGGGCCATGAGATAGATTACACGATCGCGGATTTCGTAGCCGACCTGCGGGCGCCGACACCGTCGGCCGCGGCGGAACTCGTCATCCCGAAAAAAGAGGACCTCGTAAACAGCGTTAAAATTAATATAGAGAGGCTTGGAAACGCGCTTGCGAATATACTCGATACGATGGCTCAAAAACTTGCCCGGCTTAAGGGAAGTTACGCGCTCACGCAGCCGCTTAAGATGGTCGAGCAATATGAGCAGATGATAGACGACCTGCGCAAGGATATGGCGATCCGCGTCAGCCATTTAGTAAAGCTGCGAGGGGAGAATTTCAATTTACTTGCGCAGAAACTGGAGGTCTTAAGCCCATTGGCCATATTAAATCGCGGGTACAGCATATCATCGCGCCTCCCCGGAAGGAAGATCATAAAAAACGCGGGCGATGTCAATATAGGGGATAAGGTCGAAACCAGGCTGGGCAAAGGCACGTTTATAAGTAAAATCGAGGAGATAAACAGATATGGCAACTGA
- the xseB gene encoding exodeoxyribonuclease VII small subunit, producing MATEMKFEEALKRLERIVQELEDGDLPLDEACEKYEEGIRLSRICAKKLETAKKKVEILLKNKDGSVELKEFDEREAQEEKSQAPGKKKKSKSGSEEELL from the coding sequence ATGGCAACTGAGATGAAATTTGAGGAGGCGTTAAAGAGGCTGGAAAGAATAGTGCAGGAGCTGGAGGACGGGGACCTTCCGCTCGACGAAGCTTGCGAGAAATACGAGGAAGGGATACGGTTGTCGAGGATCTGCGCTAAAAAATTAGAGACGGCTAAAAAGAAGGTCGAGATATTACTGAAAAATAAGGACGGTTCGGTAGAGCTTAAAGAGTTCGATGAACGCGAGGCCCAAGAAGAAAAATCGCAAGCCCCCGGCAAGAAGAAGAAATCGAAGTCAGGCTCGGAAGAAGAGCTTTTATAA
- a CDS encoding polyprenyl synthetase family protein translates to MMNLETYLKQSKNLIDKALDKYLPSAKCEPRIIHRAMRYSVFSGGKRIRPIIVLEACKTCAPRARNLRRDCLNEALVIGCAVEMAHTYSLIHDDLPSMDDDDRRRGLPTSHKVFGEANAILAGDALLTLAFNILSKHLSPETSVKAVRELSEAIGTSGMVGGQVIDMAYKGKTVSAAARRRINKLKTARLFEASARLGAIAGRVPDKKVKAMALFGELAGTAFQIVDDIMDDEDSLKLSGKHDAASRAADVTGKAKNALKIFGNNAVRLQEIADSMLKRRL, encoded by the coding sequence ATGATGAACCTCGAAACTTATCTGAAACAGTCAAAGAACCTGATCGATAAAGCGCTCGATAAATACCTGCCTTCCGCCAAATGCGAGCCCAGGATCATTCACAGGGCGATGAGATACAGTGTGTTCTCCGGCGGCAAGCGTATCCGGCCGATAATCGTGCTGGAAGCGTGCAAGACATGCGCGCCCCGGGCCCGGAACCTCCGGCGGGACTGTTTAAACGAAGCGCTTGTGATCGGATGCGCCGTGGAGATGGCGCACACCTATTCGTTAATCCATGACGATCTGCCGTCGATGGACGACGATGACCGCAGGCGAGGGCTCCCGACAAGCCACAAAGTATTCGGCGAGGCAAACGCGATACTTGCCGGTGACGCGCTCCTGACGCTGGCGTTCAATATTCTTTCGAAACATCTGAGTCCGGAGACGAGCGTCAAAGCCGTAAGAGAGCTGTCCGAGGCCATCGGCACTTCCGGCATGGTCGGCGGCCAGGTGATCGACATGGCCTATAAAGGAAAAACCGTAAGCGCCGCAGCGCGGAGGCGTATAAATAAACTGAAGACCGCCAGGTTATTTGAGGCATCCGCCAGGCTGGGCGCCATAGCGGGCCGTGTACCGGATAAAAAAGTCAAAGCCATGGCTCTTTTCGGAGAGTTGGCAGGCACGGCATTCCAGATCGTAGACGACATCATGGACGACGAAGATTCTCTTAAATTGTCCGGTAAGCATGACGCCGCTTCCCGCGCGGCGGATGTCACGGGTAAGGCGAAGAACGCTTTGAAGATATTCGGTAATAATGCGGTCAGGCTTCAGGAGATAGCGGATTCTATGCTTAAGAGGCGGCTTTAA
- the dxs gene encoding 1-deoxy-D-xylulose-5-phosphate synthase, with product MGRLLENIKGPGDLRKLNLAELMYLAKEIRAVILETVSKTGGHLASSLGAVELTIAAHYVFDTPNDKIVWDVGHQTYAHKLITGRFDKFSGLRQMGGLSGFPNKDESPEHDIFTCGHASTSISTALGLVTARDLEGSSNKVIAVIGDASLAGGMAFEALNHVGHTQKDMIVILNDNERSISQSVGALSKYLNRIITAPAYNKIRIDVEKLLKRIPRFGFRAYRAARKLEEGLKNLLIPGMLFEEMGFRYFGPIDGHDLSLLIRTLKSLKDLKEPLLIHLVTKKGKGYKFAEERPASFHGTGAFDIATGEKLAVNGPDTFTDAFSDKISELGGKDLKIVGVTAAMLDGTGFNKYSRDYPGRFFDVGIAEEHAVGFSAGLARGGFKPVVAVYSTFLQRGYDQIIHDICLQDLPVTFCLDRAGLAGEDGPTHHGVFDIAYLRHIPNLTFMAPATPAELKAMLEFAVSLDAPAAIRYPKGGSRLDRAPSLPIERGRAEILKDGRDIVIISIGVMAETALEIAQILAKNKINAMVINSRFIKPLDERLLTDVFNRIKKAVTIEDGVLDGGFGSAVLEFIERDHINGVKLKRFGLPDKFIEHGKRSELFAKYNLTPDAICDVIIKEVM from the coding sequence ATGGGAAGATTGCTGGAAAACATAAAAGGGCCCGGTGACCTGCGTAAATTAAATCTCGCCGAGCTTATGTACCTCGCCAAGGAAATAAGAGCCGTTATTTTAGAGACGGTCTCAAAGACCGGCGGACATCTTGCCTCGAGCCTGGGGGCGGTCGAACTTACGATAGCGGCGCACTACGTTTTCGATACGCCCAATGATAAGATCGTATGGGATGTCGGACACCAGACTTACGCGCACAAGCTTATCACCGGAAGATTTGATAAATTCTCAGGGTTGCGGCAGATGGGGGGCTTAAGCGGTTTTCCGAATAAAGACGAGAGCCCGGAGCATGATATATTTACCTGCGGCCATGCCTCCACGTCTATATCGACCGCGCTCGGCCTCGTAACGGCGCGTGATCTCGAGGGGTCTAGCAATAAGGTGATCGCCGTCATAGGAGACGCGTCGCTGGCAGGCGGCATGGCATTCGAGGCGCTTAATCACGTCGGGCACACTCAGAAGGATATGATAGTCATTCTTAACGATAATGAGCGCTCGATCTCGCAAAGCGTGGGGGCGCTAAGTAAATATTTAAACAGGATCATAACGGCTCCCGCGTACAACAAGATAAGAATAGATGTCGAGAAGCTCCTTAAGCGCATACCTCGTTTCGGATTCAGGGCGTACCGCGCCGCCAGAAAGCTGGAAGAGGGCCTGAAGAACCTGCTCATCCCCGGCATGCTATTCGAAGAGATGGGGTTCAGGTATTTCGGTCCGATAGACGGCCATGATCTATCACTGCTCATCCGGACGCTGAAGAGCCTGAAAGACCTGAAGGAGCCATTACTGATACATCTGGTGACGAAGAAGGGCAAGGGCTATAAATTCGCCGAAGAGCGCCCCGCGTCTTTCCACGGCACAGGAGCGTTCGATATCGCGACCGGCGAGAAACTGGCGGTGAATGGCCCCGATACCTTCACCGACGCGTTCTCGGATAAAATATCGGAACTCGGCGGAAAAGATTTAAAAATAGTCGGCGTCACCGCCGCTATGTTAGACGGCACCGGTTTTAATAAGTATTCCCGGGACTATCCCGGCCGCTTCTTCGATGTGGGCATAGCGGAGGAGCACGCGGTGGGTTTTAGCGCAGGCCTTGCCCGCGGCGGGTTTAAACCGGTCGTCGCGGTATATTCTACATTTTTACAGAGGGGATACGACCAGATAATACACGACATCTGTCTGCAGGACCTGCCTGTCACCTTCTGTCTCGACAGGGCCGGGCTCGCAGGAGAGGACGGGCCGACACATCACGGCGTATTTGACATAGCCTATTTAAGGCATATACCGAACCTTACGTTCATGGCTCCGGCGACGCCGGCAGAACTGAAAGCCATGCTCGAGTTCGCGGTTTCCCTGGATGCGCCCGCGGCGATCCGCTATCCGAAGGGCGGCAGCCGTCTCGATAGGGCGCCGTCCCTTCCGATCGAGCGGGGAAGGGCGGAGATCCTGAAGGATGGCAGGGATATCGTGATAATTTCAATAGGCGTCATGGCGGAGACCGCGCTTGAAATAGCGCAGATCCTCGCTAAAAACAAGATAAACGCGATGGTGATAAACAGCAGATTTATCAAGCCGCTAGATGAGAGGCTATTAACAGACGTATTTAATAGAATAAAAAAAGCGGTCACCATAGAAGACGGCGTGCTTGACGGCGGATTCGGCTCCGCAGTGCTGGAATTCATAGAGCGCGATCATATAAACGGCGTTAAACTCAAAAGATTCGGCCTGCCGGACAAATTTATCGAACACGGCAAAAGAAGCGAGCTATTTGCAAAGTATAACTTGACACCTGACGCTATTTGCGATGTAATTATAAAAGAGGTAATGTAG
- a CDS encoding 4Fe-4S dicluster domain-containing protein, translating to MAKIKINRAKCKGCYLCVVNCPNNLIKIGKELNIKGVKAVYFSGGKCTGCGMCAVICPDGGIEVYK from the coding sequence ATGGCCAAAATAAAGATAAATAGAGCGAAATGCAAGGGGTGCTACCTCTGCGTGGTCAATTGCCCGAATAACCTGATAAAGATAGGGAAAGAGCTCAATATCAAAGGTGTGAAGGCGGTATATTTCTCCGGAGGTAAATGCACCGGATGCGGCATGTGCGCCGTCATCTGTCCGGATGGGGGCATAGAGGTTTATAAATAG
- a CDS encoding 3-methyl-2-oxobutanoate dehydrogenase subunit VorB, producing MSKNKVLMCGNEACGEGAVIAGCKFYAGYPITPQNELISYMAKRLNETGGAFVQAESELAAISMVFGASAAGERAMTSSSSPGISLKQEGISYLAACELPCVIVNMQRGGPGLGNIAPSQGDYFQSVKGGGHGDYKLIVLAPMSVQELLDLTFLAFDLADKYRNPALILGDGLLGQMMEPLTIPSDMQPKHYDKPWALTGCRDRAPRIIRSLLLGEGALEEHNRHMQEKFRTIKETETRSQSFHTKDADIILVAYGSVARIAKAAMEAARAKGLKVGLIRPITLWPFPDKTIEDSCAATKKFLVVEMSAGQMVEDVRLAVNGKAKVEFYGRMGGGIPCEEEILERVEALL from the coding sequence ATGAGTAAAAATAAAGTGCTGATGTGCGGGAACGAAGCTTGCGGAGAGGGCGCGGTCATTGCCGGATGCAAATTCTATGCGGGATACCCCATAACGCCGCAAAATGAACTCATAAGTTATATGGCAAAACGGCTGAACGAGACTGGCGGAGCGTTTGTTCAGGCGGAGAGCGAGCTTGCCGCGATAAGCATGGTATTCGGCGCAAGCGCCGCGGGAGAGCGGGCGATGACGTCTTCGTCGAGCCCCGGGATCAGCCTGAAACAGGAAGGGATCTCGTATCTGGCGGCATGTGAGCTCCCATGCGTTATAGTGAATATGCAGAGAGGGGGGCCCGGTCTCGGCAATATCGCTCCGTCCCAAGGAGATTATTTTCAGTCGGTGAAAGGCGGCGGCCACGGAGATTATAAACTGATAGTGCTCGCGCCAATGTCCGTCCAGGAGCTTCTGGACCTGACATTTCTTGCTTTCGATCTTGCTGATAAATACAGAAATCCTGCGCTTATACTTGGCGACGGCCTTTTAGGGCAAATGATGGAGCCCCTTACCATACCATCGGATATGCAGCCGAAACATTATGATAAGCCGTGGGCGCTTACGGGATGCAGGGACAGGGCGCCCCGCATAATAAGATCTCTTTTACTTGGGGAAGGCGCCTTGGAAGAACATAACAGGCATATGCAGGAAAAATTCAGGACCATCAAGGAAACGGAAACGCGCAGCCAGAGCTTTCATACCAAAGATGCCGATATCATACTTGTCGCTTATGGCTCTGTGGCTAGGATAGCCAAGGCGGCGATGGAGGCCGCCCGCGCTAAAGGCTTAAAGGTGGGTTTGATAAGACCGATAACGCTTTGGCCGTTTCCGGATAAGACAATAGAAGACTCATGCGCGGCAACAAAGAAATTTCTTGTGGTAGAGATGAGCGCGGGCCAGATGGTCGAGGATGTGAGGCTTGCCGTTAACGGCAAGGCCAAAGTTGAATTTTACGGCAGGATGGGCGGCGGCATACCCTGCGAAGAAGAGATATTGGAGCGCGTAGAGGCGCTATTGTGA
- a CDS encoding thiamine pyrophosphate-dependent enzyme — translation MPNPASLRMVDNHYCAGCGHGIIHRLVCEAIDEYGIRERVIAVAPVGCAVIAYDYWDFDVTEAAHGRTPAVATGIKRVRPGNIVFTYQGDGDLAAIGTAEIVHAANRGENITVIFVNNGVYGMTGGQMAPTTLAGQKTSTTIYGRSLRREGYPLKILEMLAVLPGVKYAERVAVNSSHEVLRAKRAISKAFKMQIDGKGFSIVEVLSMCPTYWGMTPIQAADRIKNEVATFYPLGVIKSC, via the coding sequence ATGCCGAATCCGGCCAGCCTTAGGATGGTCGACAATCATTACTGCGCCGGCTGCGGTCATGGGATAATCCATCGCTTAGTCTGCGAGGCGATAGACGAATACGGTATCCGCGAGCGCGTCATAGCCGTAGCGCCGGTAGGATGCGCGGTTATAGCTTACGACTACTGGGACTTCGACGTCACTGAGGCCGCGCACGGGAGAACACCCGCGGTCGCTACAGGCATAAAAAGGGTCCGGCCGGGCAACATAGTATTCACCTATCAGGGGGATGGGGACCTTGCCGCTATAGGCACCGCCGAAATAGTTCACGCCGCGAACCGCGGTGAGAATATAACGGTCATATTCGTAAATAACGGAGTCTATGGAATGACCGGAGGGCAGATGGCGCCTACGACGCTTGCCGGCCAGAAGACATCTACGACGATATACGGGCGAAGCCTGCGACGCGAAGGCTATCCGCTAAAGATCCTCGAGATGCTTGCGGTCCTGCCCGGAGTAAAGTATGCGGAGAGAGTGGCGGTGAATTCGTCCCATGAAGTATTGCGGGCAAAGCGCGCTATTTCCAAGGCGTTCAAGATGCAGATAGACGGCAAAGGTTTCTCGATAGTCGAGGTCCTGTCGATGTGCCCGACATATTGGGGGATGACCCCTATACAGGCTGCCGACAGGATAAAGAATGAGGTAGCCACATTCTATCCTCTCGGGGTGATCAAGAGTTGTTAA
- a CDS encoding 2-oxoacid:acceptor oxidoreductase family protein — translation MKKTSNYTEEILSAGFGGQGIMFMGKLFAEAALMAGRHVTWMPSYGAEVRGGTAYSMTKISNKEIASPIITSPNMLIVMNKPSLLKYEGKLKEGGVLVSNKSLIDGPPRRKGIKIVHIPMTDIASSLGNTKCANMVAAGALVKRSKMITLRNVLSALKEALRGKEELFLLNKKALEKGYRF, via the coding sequence ATGAAGAAGACGAGCAATTATACCGAGGAGATACTCTCGGCCGGGTTTGGCGGGCAGGGGATAATGTTCATGGGAAAGCTTTTCGCCGAGGCTGCGCTTATGGCCGGGCGTCATGTCACATGGATGCCGTCGTACGGCGCCGAAGTAAGAGGCGGCACGGCATATTCGATGACAAAGATCTCCAATAAAGAGATAGCCAGCCCTATAATTACGAGCCCCAATATGCTGATAGTTATGAATAAGCCCTCCCTGTTGAAATATGAAGGTAAATTAAAAGAAGGCGGCGTTCTTGTTTCAAATAAATCTCTGATCGACGGGCCCCCCAGGAGAAAGGGCATTAAAATAGTTCATATTCCGATGACCGATATCGCGAGCTCTCTCGGCAACACTAAATGCGCGAATATGGTAGCGGCGGGCGCGCTCGTCAAGCGTTCCAAGATGATAACCTTGCGCAATGTGCTCTCGGCGCTGAAAGAAGCGCTGAGAGGAAAAGAGGAGCTATTCTTACTCAACAAAAAGGCCCTCGAAAAAGGGTACAGGTTTTAA
- the gltX gene encoding glutamate--tRNA ligase gives MVRVRFAPSPTGYLHIGSARTALFNWVYAHRYGGKFLLRVEDTDLTRSEDRFLDEIMTDLKWLGINWDEEPIRQSKRFDLYRASAEELVKSGKAYREGEAYIFKMPAGRVIEIDDMIHGKVSFNTNDIKDQVMIKSDGSPAYNFCCVVDDAHLKITHIIRGDDHLSNTPKQILFYEALGLKTPEFGHMPLIMGADGAKLSKRHGGVSVEEYKREGYLPEALVNYLLLLGWSPGSDREILGLDEAVKLFDIKNMTGVQAKFDLQKLRWMNGEYLAKQKSGDLLPLIKKQLADLNKGISPSDDMLLKLIDQYKTRIKTLSEFVPATDHFFSDDYSIDEKAREKYLKPAGSKSILLEFADSLDKVGDFSHARLEEACRSMAEAKKVKAGEIIHPTRVAISGKTAGAGLFEMMEILGKPKVIERMRRAGS, from the coding sequence ATGGTGAGAGTCAGGTTCGCTCCCAGCCCCACCGGATATCTGCACATAGGAAGCGCCAGGACAGCTCTATTTAACTGGGTTTACGCGCACCGCTACGGCGGAAAATTCCTGCTGCGCGTCGAAGACACTGACCTGACGCGTTCCGAAGACCGTTTTCTCGACGAGATAATGACGGACCTGAAGTGGCTCGGCATCAATTGGGACGAGGAGCCTATACGCCAGTCGAAGCGCTTCGATCTCTATCGCGCTTCCGCCGAAGAGCTGGTCAAGTCGGGGAAGGCGTACCGCGAGGGAGAGGCCTATATATTTAAGATGCCCGCCGGGCGCGTGATCGAGATCGACGACATGATACACGGCAAGGTTAGTTTCAATACCAACGATATCAAAGATCAGGTCATGATAAAGTCGGACGGCTCGCCCGCGTATAATTTTTGCTGCGTGGTAGACGACGCGCATCTTAAGATAACGCACATAATAAGAGGCGACGACCACCTTTCCAATACGCCGAAGCAGATCCTTTTTTACGAAGCGCTCGGGCTTAAAACCCCGGAATTCGGCCATATGCCGCTTATCATGGGCGCCGACGGCGCTAAGCTTTCGAAGAGGCACGGAGGCGTTTCGGTAGAGGAGTACAAGAGAGAGGGGTATCTGCCGGAAGCGCTTGTCAATTACCTTCTGCTTCTCGGATGGTCGCCCGGCAGCGACCGCGAGATCCTGGGGCTCGACGAAGCGGTGAAGCTTTTCGATATAAAGAACATGACGGGAGTCCAGGCAAAATTTGATCTGCAGAAATTGAGATGGATGAACGGCGAGTATCTCGCAAAACAGAAGAGCGGCGACCTCCTTCCTCTCATAAAGAAACAATTGGCGGATTTGAATAAAGGGATTAGCCCTTCGGACGACATGCTTTTGAAGCTGATAGATCAGTATAAGACAAGAATCAAAACTTTATCGGAATTTGTTCCAGCCACAGACCATTTTTTCAGCGACGATTATTCAATCGACGAAAAAGCTCGCGAGAAGTATCTTAAGCCTGCCGGAAGTAAGAGCATTTTATTGGAGTTTGCCGATTCGCTCGATAAAGTCGGCGATTTTTCTCATGCCAGGCTCGAAGAGGCATGCCGCTCGATGGCAGAGGCGAAGAAGGTAAAAGCCGGAGAGATCATCCATCCCACCCGAGTTGCCATAAGCGGTAAGACCGCGGGCGCCGGCCTATTCGAGATGATGGAGATACTGGGTAAGCCCAAAGTGATAGAACGCATGCGCCGAGCCGGATCCTGA